The following coding sequences lie in one Rhizobium leguminosarum genomic window:
- a CDS encoding VirB4 family type IV secretion/conjugal transfer ATPase has translation MGTMARSLKGSLSKGWEIFADRSISTHVPFYAPIENGIIRLKNDCLVSTVQLTGFSFETADIETINMLQRQRNAAFRAISSIGNFALYTHVVRRKVAPSLPSAFADPFMRRLDDVYQSSISRNEMFVNDTYVSVVVRPLFRQGSALSRVMGIGGNVVRREQFRAMRDKLVEATRALEKSLAAYGPKVLRDVQRAEVHPGNGQTIYRAISDDMIFEEGTRKIWFSEQCEFFYTLLNGGRVRPIRLGNIPIDEMLPARRTSIGNRIIHLQGDTSGDDRYAAMVSLKEYPPETGAGMLDYILRLPFEMVLTQSMSFVDDMAARNRIERLDRQMSKADEGGSSVQANLDIARDELARKRVAFTEHHLTVMPIARTTAQLDDAVALIGNELGALGASYVREDLNAEPAYWAQLPGNQAYIARRALISTLNCAGLSSFHAYPYGKPDGNHWGPAITIFETTSGTPFFFNFHQGDVGHTTVFGPTGSGKTVIMAFLILQAYRVSPRLKTIVFDKDRGLDIMVRAAGGRYMTLEPGEPAGWNPLLLDDTEENRVFLYGLLSFMLKPSKEGESLTPQEEAIIRSAIKSVLKTKDKSYRRLSSLRALLAGSERTEGSLIARLDKWVDRGPYAWLFDNADDNLDISRPMIGFDMTSILDDPTVRTAALLYMFHRLDEIYDGKAPIINLMDEAWKLLDDDEFKRTMKDYFKTIRKRNGLVIFGTQSADDVVQSSVSRTIIEQTSTNIFFANPKADEHSYMEHFGLSRAEFEWVKNGDPSSRFMLIKQAKSSVIARVDMSHMPEFIKVLSGREETVREVEMLLDEYGDDPKNWLSKFCDWEGGASDDQRKAS, from the coding sequence ATGGGCACCATGGCGAGATCGTTGAAAGGGAGCTTGTCGAAAGGTTGGGAGATATTCGCCGACCGCAGCATATCGACACACGTCCCGTTCTATGCGCCGATCGAAAACGGCATTATCCGACTGAAGAACGACTGCCTGGTCTCCACTGTGCAATTGACCGGCTTTTCGTTTGAGACCGCCGATATCGAGACGATCAACATGCTGCAGCGGCAGCGCAACGCGGCGTTCCGCGCGATCTCGTCGATCGGCAATTTTGCGCTATACACCCACGTGGTCCGGCGCAAGGTCGCGCCGTCGCTTCCATCGGCTTTCGCCGATCCCTTCATGCGGCGTCTCGACGACGTCTATCAGTCGAGCATCTCCAGGAACGAGATGTTCGTCAACGACACCTATGTGTCCGTGGTTGTTCGGCCGCTGTTCAGACAAGGCTCGGCGCTGTCCCGTGTCATGGGCATCGGCGGCAATGTCGTGCGCAGGGAGCAGTTTCGTGCGATGCGCGACAAGCTTGTCGAAGCAACAAGGGCTCTGGAAAAATCGCTTGCCGCCTACGGTCCGAAAGTCTTGCGCGACGTGCAGCGCGCCGAAGTCCACCCTGGCAACGGACAGACGATCTACCGCGCCATCTCCGACGATATGATATTCGAGGAAGGCACGCGTAAGATCTGGTTCTCTGAGCAGTGCGAATTCTTCTACACACTGCTGAACGGCGGCCGGGTACGGCCGATCCGCCTCGGCAACATTCCGATCGACGAGATGCTGCCGGCGCGGCGGACATCGATCGGCAACCGGATCATCCATCTTCAAGGCGACACGTCCGGCGATGACCGTTATGCCGCGATGGTATCGCTGAAGGAGTATCCGCCGGAGACCGGCGCCGGCATGCTCGACTACATCCTCAGGCTGCCTTTCGAGATGGTGCTGACCCAGTCGATGTCGTTCGTCGACGACATGGCCGCCCGCAACCGCATCGAAAGGCTTGATCGGCAGATGTCGAAAGCCGACGAGGGCGGCTCCAGCGTCCAGGCCAATCTCGACATCGCCCGTGACGAACTCGCTCGCAAACGCGTCGCCTTCACCGAACACCACCTCACCGTCATGCCGATTGCCAGGACGACGGCGCAGCTTGATGATGCGGTCGCTCTGATCGGAAACGAGCTTGGGGCGCTCGGCGCCTCCTACGTTCGCGAGGATCTGAATGCAGAGCCGGCCTATTGGGCACAACTCCCCGGCAATCAGGCCTATATCGCTAGGCGCGCCCTTATCTCGACGCTGAACTGCGCCGGGCTCAGCAGTTTTCACGCCTATCCCTATGGCAAGCCGGACGGAAACCACTGGGGACCGGCGATCACCATTTTCGAGACGACCTCCGGTACGCCCTTCTTCTTCAATTTCCATCAGGGCGACGTCGGGCACACGACGGTGTTCGGACCGACGGGTTCGGGCAAGACCGTCATCATGGCGTTTCTGATCCTGCAGGCCTACCGCGTCAGCCCGCGACTGAAGACGATCGTCTTCGACAAGGATCGTGGTCTCGACATCATGGTTCGTGCGGCAGGCGGGCGATACATGACGCTCGAACCCGGCGAACCGGCGGGCTGGAATCCCTTGCTTCTCGACGACACCGAGGAGAACCGCGTTTTCCTGTACGGGCTTTTGAGCTTCATGCTGAAGCCGTCGAAGGAAGGCGAGAGCCTGACGCCGCAGGAAGAAGCGATCATCCGCAGCGCGATCAAATCCGTCCTCAAGACGAAGGACAAGTCGTATCGTCGTCTATCCTCGCTGCGGGCGCTGCTCGCTGGAAGCGAGAGGACAGAAGGCAGTCTGATCGCACGGCTCGACAAATGGGTCGATCGCGGCCCCTATGCCTGGCTCTTCGACAATGCCGACGACAATCTCGACATCTCCAGGCCGATGATCGGCTTCGACATGACGTCGATCCTCGACGATCCGACGGTGCGCACCGCGGCCCTCCTCTACATGTTCCACCGCCTGGACGAGATCTACGACGGCAAGGCGCCGATCATCAACCTGATGGACGAAGCCTGGAAGCTGCTCGACGACGACGAGTTCAAGCGCACCATGAAGGACTATTTCAAGACCATCCGGAAAAGGAACGGTCTTGTCATTTTCGGTACGCAATCGGCCGACGACGTCGTGCAATCCAGTGTCAGCCGCACGATCATCGAGCAGACGTCGACCAACATCTTCTTTGCTAATCCGAAGGCCGACGAGCACTCTTACATGGAGCATTTTGGCCTCTCCAGGGCCGAATTCGAATGGGTCAAGAACGGAGACCCAAGTTCGCGTTTCATGCTGATCAAGCAGGCGAAGAGCAGCGTGATCGCGCGTGTCGACATGTCCCACATGCCGGAGTTCATCAAGGTCTTGTCCGGCCGGGAGGAGACCGTTCGCGAGGTCGAGATGCTGCTCGACGAATACGGAGACGATCCGAAGAACTGGCTGTCGAAATTCTGCGACTGGGAGGGGGGAGCGTCCGATGACCAACGCAAGGCTTCCTGA
- a CDS encoding VirB3 family type IV secretion system protein, with protein MAGSGNTADGGDEYIESYPVILALTRPPTVMGIPYTYFLAECFISLMVFMILGSILWFPVSFVILHSILYVLTVKLDLWFFEIVGRVSMCGVNPLGRRLGGGIRTYGA; from the coding sequence ATGGCTGGATCAGGCAACACCGCCGACGGTGGCGATGAGTACATCGAATCCTATCCCGTCATCTTGGCTCTGACGCGGCCGCCAACGGTCATGGGGATCCCTTACACATACTTTCTGGCGGAATGCTTCATCTCGCTGATGGTGTTCATGATCTTGGGCTCGATCCTTTGGTTCCCGGTCTCCTTCGTGATCCTTCATAGCATTCTCTATGTGCTGACGGTGAAGCTCGACCTGTGGTTTTTCGAGATCGTCGGACGGGTCAGCATGTGCGGCGTCAATCCTCTGGGTCGGAGGCTCGGCGGTGGCATCAGGACCTATGGGGCGTGA
- a CDS encoding conjugal transfer protein, producing MKTFVIAAALGIVAVSHAYAQVPVKDSQNISLSEDIKQLSSQIQQDTSVVKDNTTKTLAAITGDRTQDAGQFAKLATGDGFSMGQAPDFNSILSGNQAVFGGISGEFQNTAAKLINGLNLVKMVVDTVKGGELSGANQAYSQGINALTTMTALTDAMNSATKDRQNAFMQATQQIGSAQDLKGALEQNTQMVLQGNQTANEAVGSLNNQVMLLNQQYKAALATSSQNLKTFAPLPDSVMRDGGLEQQGASVRDQLKAFEEQEQ from the coding sequence ATGAAGACATTTGTCATCGCGGCAGCCCTTGGCATCGTTGCCGTCTCGCATGCTTACGCGCAGGTTCCCGTCAAGGACTCGCAGAACATTTCGCTCAGCGAGGACATTAAGCAACTGTCGTCGCAGATCCAGCAGGACACCTCGGTCGTCAAAGACAACACGACGAAAACCTTGGCAGCGATCACTGGCGACCGCACCCAGGATGCCGGCCAGTTTGCCAAACTTGCGACCGGCGACGGCTTCAGCATGGGACAAGCACCGGACTTCAACAGCATCCTGTCGGGAAACCAGGCAGTGTTCGGCGGCATCAGCGGTGAGTTTCAGAATACCGCCGCCAAACTCATCAACGGCCTCAACCTGGTGAAGATGGTGGTCGACACCGTCAAGGGCGGTGAGCTCTCCGGCGCCAATCAAGCCTATTCCCAAGGGATCAACGCGCTGACGACGATGACGGCGCTGACGGATGCGATGAACAGTGCGACGAAGGACCGGCAAAACGCGTTCATGCAGGCGACGCAGCAAATCGGCTCTGCCCAGGACCTGAAAGGGGCGCTCGAGCAAAACACCCAGATGGTGCTGCAGGGCAACCAGACCGCAAATGAGGCCGTTGGCTCGCTCAACAACCAGGTCATGCTTCTGAACCAGCAGTACAAGGCAGCGCTCGCGACCTCATCGCAGAACCTCAAGACCTTCGCACCGCTTCCCGACAGCGTGATGCGGGATGGAGGCTTGGAGCAGCAGGGGGCCTCGGTCCGCGATCAGTTGAAGGCATTCGAGGAGCAGGAGCAGTGA
- a CDS encoding lytic transglycosylase domain-containing protein, translating into MTNARLPEVATAGVLALATVMAPAATRAQVPVIDNARQKIQQATLNWYQGYQADTRKLKGASGGTTDSVAPGQGSGAPADCSADGMGGNTAPAAPSKRTPSQQEVARMVEDEAIRQGVDPNFALAIAEQESRFRQSARSAVGATGVMQLMPGTAAQLGVNPYDTRDNIRGGVKYIKQLQGMFGNRYDLIAAGYNAGPYRQSLQNGQIPNIPETQDYVKKVTAYYSRNKTLNGDRTPTAGDNTEPESASYGNGCGEQLKKAVDRNTQAQVERGSVWNELLGKSIEANQQYLQRLQAGLQSSSANLRGSGGGNSNDFDGSLVMAQIQCPSTIIDTGSTRCFAVPSAATTEQIQRWLDDLQEQARASGDIATFSVMQDPVLGLVTVVDARPTAN; encoded by the coding sequence ATGACCAACGCAAGGCTTCCTGAGGTGGCGACGGCCGGCGTTCTGGCGCTGGCGACAGTGATGGCCCCCGCGGCCACCCGCGCCCAGGTTCCGGTGATCGACAATGCCCGCCAGAAGATCCAGCAGGCGACCTTGAACTGGTATCAGGGCTATCAGGCCGATACCCGGAAGCTGAAAGGTGCCTCGGGCGGAACGACAGACAGCGTGGCACCCGGTCAGGGCTCCGGCGCACCGGCCGATTGCTCGGCAGACGGCATGGGCGGCAACACCGCGCCGGCGGCGCCATCAAAGCGGACTCCGAGCCAGCAGGAAGTCGCCCGCATGGTCGAGGACGAGGCGATCCGCCAGGGCGTCGATCCGAATTTTGCGCTCGCCATCGCCGAACAGGAATCCCGCTTCCGGCAGTCCGCGCGCTCGGCGGTCGGCGCCACCGGTGTCATGCAACTGATGCCAGGCACCGCAGCCCAGCTCGGCGTCAACCCTTATGATACGCGCGACAATATCCGAGGCGGCGTCAAATATATCAAACAGCTTCAGGGAATGTTCGGCAATCGCTACGACCTGATCGCCGCTGGTTACAACGCCGGTCCTTATCGTCAGTCGCTTCAGAACGGGCAGATCCCCAACATCCCCGAGACCCAGGATTACGTCAAAAAGGTCACCGCTTACTACAGCCGCAACAAGACGCTGAATGGCGATCGGACCCCGACAGCGGGCGATAACACCGAACCCGAAAGCGCAAGCTATGGGAACGGTTGCGGCGAGCAGCTCAAAAAGGCTGTCGACCGCAACACGCAGGCGCAGGTCGAGCGCGGGTCGGTCTGGAATGAGCTGCTTGGGAAATCGATTGAAGCGAACCAACAATATCTGCAGCGCCTGCAGGCCGGGTTGCAATCGTCGTCGGCGAACTTACGCGGCTCCGGTGGCGGCAATTCGAACGATTTCGACGGTTCGCTCGTGATGGCGCAGATCCAGTGCCCATCGACGATCATCGACACCGGCAGCACCCGCTGCTTTGCCGTGCCGTCTGCCGCCACCACCGAGCAGATCCAGCGGTGGCTTGATGATCTCCAGGAACAGGCACGCGCCAGTGGTGACATCGCGACCTTTTCGGTGATGCAGGATCCCGTATTGGGCCTGGTGACGGTCGTCGACGCCAGACCGACAGCAAACTGA
- a CDS encoding type IV secretion system protein: MDPVSYAINFYGDALRYFDKINEASLERAWGLFAQHSNLVSGILAIFLILYFLWGALGLSSVSLQDMAVTAFKIALAYALIMSWATFYDNIGQFVLSSPQDLGSAISSAMGGQSAGSDLAQQVASMARKVYDFAMQLFNSYESGWLPNVTGAVVVFIVLVFGLLPMLLILTGVTLFAKMITAVMLAIGPIAILCYFFGITRFVFDAWVRGIAYGMFMLLFTYIMAGLSFGFLIGMMDTINGDMATKENALAIVLAMVLYLALISYFIFQVPDFARTFSYGTAISGVPGGGGVDTGYSAARRTLASGNSRTGQAAAVALGMLSGPRGAVTAAALAGRGSVAGVGTLGRMLTNRRRNSE; the protein is encoded by the coding sequence ATGGATCCAGTCAGCTACGCGATCAATTTCTATGGCGACGCGCTCCGATATTTCGACAAGATCAATGAGGCCTCGCTTGAACGGGCCTGGGGGCTGTTTGCCCAACACAGCAATCTTGTCTCCGGCATCCTGGCGATCTTCCTGATCCTCTATTTCCTTTGGGGTGCCCTCGGACTGTCGAGCGTATCCCTGCAGGACATGGCGGTTACGGCCTTCAAGATCGCGCTCGCCTATGCGCTGATCATGTCCTGGGCCACTTTCTACGACAATATCGGCCAGTTCGTATTGTCCTCGCCACAGGATCTCGGCTCGGCTATTTCCTCGGCAATGGGCGGGCAGTCGGCCGGGTCCGATCTTGCCCAGCAGGTCGCCAGCATGGCGCGCAAGGTCTACGACTTCGCCATGCAACTCTTCAATTCATATGAATCCGGCTGGCTTCCGAATGTCACCGGCGCTGTGGTCGTGTTCATCGTGCTGGTGTTCGGGCTGCTGCCAATGCTGCTGATCCTCACCGGCGTAACGCTTTTTGCCAAGATGATCACCGCCGTCATGCTGGCGATCGGCCCGATTGCCATCCTCTGCTACTTTTTCGGCATCACACGATTTGTCTTCGACGCGTGGGTGAGGGGCATCGCATATGGAATGTTCATGCTGCTGTTCACCTATATCATGGCCGGCCTCTCCTTCGGCTTTCTGATCGGCATGATGGACACCATCAACGGCGACATGGCGACCAAGGAAAATGCGCTCGCGATCGTGCTTGCCATGGTGCTTTACCTGGCACTGATCTCCTATTTCATTTTCCAGGTTCCCGACTTCGCCAGAACCTTTTCCTACGGCACGGCGATATCGGGCGTGCCGGGCGGAGGCGGTGTCGATACCGGCTACAGCGCCGCGCGCAGAACACTTGCATCCGGCAATTCGAGGACGGGGCAGGCGGCGGCCGTCGCCCTTGGCATGCTGAGTGGTCCGAGAGGCGCCGTTACGGCGGCAGCGCTTGCCGGCCGTGGCAGTGTGGCCGGCGTTGGGACGCTTGGCCGGATGCTGACCAATCGCCGCCGCAACAGCGAGTGA
- a CDS encoding virB8 family protein — protein sequence MIGLILLAFAVAGWAIAGILSFSVAQLFPLIRTEVVPLIVDKNTGYMETVTTLDKDRSSVSEIQAVRASFVGNYVIRRETYDPRYLSDNFDMIALWSEPNSDAFKEYEVWMNPSNPRGPVKTLGATGDIRPEILSVNPLNASTMAVRFETRERQRGGDVVNRWSATVRYRQINLPASNRVRLYNPLGFVVTEYARVPETMPSGPAQ from the coding sequence TTGATTGGTCTCATCCTGCTTGCCTTCGCGGTGGCCGGCTGGGCTATCGCCGGGATACTTTCGTTTTCCGTGGCGCAACTCTTCCCGCTTATCCGCACCGAAGTCGTTCCCCTGATCGTCGATAAGAATACCGGCTACATGGAGACGGTGACGACGCTCGACAAAGATCGGTCGAGCGTCTCGGAGATCCAGGCCGTTCGCGCGTCGTTCGTCGGCAATTACGTCATCCGCCGCGAGACCTACGATCCCCGCTATCTCTCGGACAACTTCGACATGATCGCGCTCTGGTCGGAACCGAACTCGGACGCCTTCAAGGAGTACGAGGTGTGGATGAACCCGAGCAATCCTCGAGGGCCGGTGAAAACGCTGGGTGCCACCGGCGACATCCGGCCGGAAATCTTGTCCGTCAATCCTCTCAATGCCTCGACGATGGCTGTCCGATTTGAGACACGGGAACGCCAACGCGGTGGCGACGTCGTCAATCGCTGGTCTGCTACGGTTCGCTACCGGCAGATCAATCTTCCCGCCAGTAACCGGGTTCGTTTGTACAATCCGTTGGGCTTCGTCGTCACCGAATACGCCAGGGTTCCGGAAACCATGCCGTCGGGGCCTGCCCAATGA